A genomic window from Fibrobacterota bacterium includes:
- the fabD gene encoding ACP S-malonyltransferase: MKTIFLFPGQGSQYVGMGKQLADSHDGAKKLLQEADDILGISLSKILFEGPEEDLKATQNTQPALYVTSLMAALVLKEQGITADFAAGHSLGEYSALAAMGALSFADGLRLVRLRGNLMAEAGVRRPGAMAAVLGMDPQPLEDAIKGVAGCVVPANFNSPGQIVISGEVASVEAAMEACTAAGAKKVVRLPVSGAFHSPLMEYALEGLREGLVKATFQKPTAAVIANVDAQPHTDPSEFASLLERQLVSPVRWIDSMKKALELGAVRAVEVGSGKVLMGLMRGIDRSVTVTPVESVEAAQALAAS, encoded by the coding sequence ATGAAGACGATTTTCCTTTTCCCGGGCCAGGGTTCGCAGTACGTGGGCATGGGCAAGCAATTGGCTGACTCCCACGACGGTGCCAAAAAGCTCCTGCAGGAAGCCGACGACATTTTGGGGATCTCGCTTTCCAAGATCCTCTTCGAGGGTCCTGAAGAAGACCTCAAGGCGACCCAGAACACCCAGCCTGCCTTGTATGTCACGTCCCTGATGGCCGCCTTGGTTCTCAAGGAACAAGGCATCACGGCGGATTTCGCCGCCGGCCACTCGCTGGGCGAATATTCGGCCCTCGCCGCCATGGGCGCCCTTTCCTTTGCCGATGGCCTGCGCTTGGTGCGCCTTCGCGGCAACCTGATGGCCGAGGCCGGCGTGCGCCGTCCCGGTGCCATGGCCGCCGTGTTGGGCATGGACCCCCAGCCTCTGGAAGACGCCATCAAAGGCGTGGCAGGCTGCGTGGTTCCGGCCAATTTCAACAGCCCCGGCCAGATCGTGATCTCCGGTGAGGTCGCCTCGGTGGAGGCGGCCATGGAGGCCTGCACGGCCGCCGGCGCCAAAAAAGTGGTTCGTTTGCCCGTTTCCGGTGCCTTCCACTCGCCCCTCATGGAATACGCCCTGGAAGGTCTGCGCGAAGGCTTGGTCAAGGCCACCTTCCAAAAGCCCACCGCCGCCGTGATCGCCAATGTGGACGCCCAGCCCCACACGGATCCTTCCGAGTTCGCCTCCTTGCTGGAGCGCCAGCTGGTGAGCCCCGTGCGTTGGATCGACTCCATGAAGAAGGCCCTCGAGCTCGGCGCGGTTCGCGCCGTGGAAGTCGGCTCCGGCAAGGTCCTGATGGGCCTGATGCGCGGCATCGATCGTTCCGTCACCGTGACCCCTGTCGAGTCCGTCGAGGCCGCCCAGGCCCTGGCCGCGTCCTGA
- a CDS encoding ketoacyl-ACP synthase III: protein MSLRAGIVEVGQAHFGEHVENDAFVGMGVDTSDEWIRSRSGIERRWFIGKDDPRKTSDVGAEALSDALRRAGWEADSLDAIVCATSTPDFASYPATACVIQEKVKASNAFGVDATAACTGFVVGLNIASNYIVAGQCKRVALVCAELNSRILNFQDRNTCVLFGDGAAAVLLEAREDGSGVLGSDLKSDGKLVPILDAPPVRMDGKAVYRCAVTEMPAISRRLLEKHGLAVADVDLMIPHQANIRIIESTGQNLGIAPEKVMVNVQNYGNTSSATIPIALRQALDEGRIQKGDLVLTVAVGAGMIWGANLIRW, encoded by the coding sequence GTGAGTCTTCGCGCCGGGATCGTCGAGGTCGGTCAGGCTCATTTTGGCGAACATGTCGAAAACGACGCGTTCGTGGGGATGGGCGTGGACACTTCCGATGAGTGGATCCGTTCGCGTTCGGGCATCGAACGCCGGTGGTTCATCGGAAAAGACGACCCTCGCAAGACCTCCGACGTCGGTGCCGAGGCTCTCTCCGATGCGCTGCGGCGCGCCGGATGGGAAGCGGATTCGCTGGACGCCATCGTGTGCGCCACTTCCACCCCGGACTTCGCCTCCTACCCGGCCACGGCCTGCGTGATCCAGGAGAAGGTGAAGGCGTCCAACGCCTTCGGAGTGGATGCCACGGCAGCCTGTACAGGATTTGTCGTCGGGTTGAACATCGCCTCCAACTACATCGTCGCCGGGCAATGCAAGCGCGTCGCCTTGGTGTGCGCGGAACTCAATTCGCGGATCCTGAACTTCCAGGACCGCAACACCTGCGTGCTGTTCGGCGACGGCGCCGCCGCCGTCCTGCTGGAAGCGCGCGAAGACGGCTCTGGTGTGCTGGGCTCCGATCTCAAGAGCGACGGCAAACTGGTTCCCATCCTGGATGCGCCTCCGGTGCGCATGGATGGCAAGGCTGTCTATCGCTGTGCGGTCACCGAGATGCCCGCCATTTCGCGACGTCTCCTGGAAAAGCACGGCTTGGCCGTGGCCGACGTGGATCTGATGATCCCGCACCAGGCCAACATCCGGATCATCGAATCGACCGGACAAAATCTGGGCATCGCCCCCGAAAAGGTGATGGTGAACGTCCAGAACTACGGCAACACTTCCTCCGCCACGATCCCCATCGCGCTTCGCCAGGCTCTGGACGAAGGCCGCATCCAGAAAGGCGACCTGGTTTTGACGGTCGCCGTGGGTGCCGGGATGATCTGGGGCGCCAACCTCATCCGGTGGTAA
- the plsX gene encoding phosphate acyltransferase PlsX: MIRIALDAMGGDLGPREAVQGAILALKQAPGPMAVVLTGDEPVLRDLIAQCGGAGLPLEVVHTTQVVEMSDTPTVALKTKPDSSLTVCVGLQKKGLVQASVSPGNTGAMMAASLMILGRAGKISRPTVATVLPTATNKVVMVDSGANVDEKPTQLMQFAVCGAIYSKHVLGVENPRVGLLNMGEEDHKGTEVVAETYKLLKASHLNFVGNVEGHDIPKGGIDVLVTPGFTGNVVLKLYEGMGEYMAHTFKHALSGPHFDAIFETWNYENEAGGLLLGLDGTSVIMHGRSSARAYVSGLHIAYRMASASVHRKIAAEIETMETPA; the protein is encoded by the coding sequence GTGATCCGCATCGCCCTTGATGCCATGGGTGGGGACCTTGGTCCGCGTGAAGCGGTCCAGGGTGCGATCCTGGCTCTGAAACAGGCTCCCGGCCCCATGGCCGTGGTCCTGACTGGAGATGAGCCCGTTTTGCGCGATCTGATCGCGCAGTGCGGCGGAGCTGGCCTTCCCTTGGAAGTCGTTCATACCACGCAAGTCGTGGAAATGTCCGACACCCCAACGGTGGCCCTGAAAACCAAGCCTGACAGTTCGCTCACCGTTTGCGTGGGTCTGCAGAAGAAGGGTTTGGTCCAAGCTTCGGTCAGTCCGGGGAACACCGGAGCCATGATGGCGGCCAGCCTCATGATTCTGGGACGCGCGGGCAAGATCAGCCGCCCCACGGTGGCCACGGTCCTTCCCACCGCGACCAACAAGGTCGTGATGGTGGATTCGGGCGCCAACGTGGACGAAAAGCCGACCCAGTTGATGCAGTTCGCCGTATGCGGAGCCATCTACTCCAAGCATGTGCTGGGAGTGGAGAATCCGCGCGTGGGCTTGCTGAACATGGGCGAGGAAGATCACAAGGGGACAGAAGTTGTCGCCGAGACCTACAAGCTCCTGAAGGCCAGCCACTTGAACTTCGTGGGCAATGTGGAAGGCCATGACATCCCCAAGGGTGGAATCGACGTGCTGGTGACGCCCGGGTTCACGGGCAACGTGGTCCTGAAGCTGTACGAGGGAATGGGCGAGTACATGGCCCACACCTTCAAGCACGCGCTCAGCGGACCGCACTTCGACGCCATCTTCGAAACGTGGAATTACGAGAACGAAGCGGGCGGGCTCCTTCTGGGGCTCGACGGCACGTCCGTGATCATGCACGGGCGGTCTTCCGCTCGCGCCTACGTCTCTGGATTGCACATCGCCTACCGCATGGCGTCGGCCTCGGTGCATCGCAAGATCGCCGCCGAGATCGAGACCATGGAGACTCCCGCGTGA
- the rpmF gene encoding 50S ribosomal protein L32 has protein sequence MAVPKRKHSAQRRDKRRTHYTISAKSLAKCDHCGQPKQPHRVCSKCGFYAGREIHEPIAD, from the coding sequence ATGGCCGTACCGAAGCGAAAGCATTCGGCCCAGCGTCGCGACAAGCGTCGTACGCACTACACGATCAGCGCCAAGAGCTTGGCCAAGTGTGACCACTGCGGGCAGCCCAAGCAGCCGCACCGCGTGTGCTCCAAGTGCGGCTTCTATGCCGGACGAGAGATTCACGAGCCCATCGCCGACTAA
- a CDS encoding mechanosensitive ion channel family protein — MVGGNVVQSDLMEHLKTAAPLGFVVVGWFLGVVFESILAARLRRWAEKTTWQGDDVLIKAFHGLPKWICALVGLHISLFDLPLSGGIVSWAQKATLMAGVLVATVFVARVAVGFVGIYTAAVEGVAPSTSIFRSLAKVLVFVLGGLIALQSAGISIAPILTALGVGGLATALALQPTLANLFSGIQILASRTINPGDFVRLDSGEEGHVLDINWRTTTIKSATSSMVMIPNSKLANAVVTNHHYPDREIGFTVSVQVAYGSDLAKVEAVVREVGVVVQSDLACGVSSHVPEARFANFGDSGISLNVGLRAVDPTEQGLLRHEFIRRLEERFRQEGIEIPYPTRVVLQRP; from the coding sequence ATGGTCGGAGGAAACGTGGTCCAGAGCGATCTCATGGAGCATCTGAAAACGGCGGCGCCCTTGGGCTTTGTCGTGGTGGGATGGTTCCTCGGCGTCGTTTTCGAATCCATCCTGGCCGCACGCCTGCGCCGTTGGGCGGAAAAAACCACCTGGCAGGGCGACGACGTCCTGATCAAGGCCTTCCACGGCCTTCCCAAGTGGATCTGCGCCTTGGTGGGGCTGCACATCTCGCTATTCGATCTGCCGTTGTCTGGTGGGATCGTTTCCTGGGCCCAAAAAGCGACCCTGATGGCGGGAGTGCTGGTCGCCACGGTCTTTGTGGCGCGCGTCGCGGTCGGCTTCGTGGGCATCTACACCGCGGCCGTGGAGGGAGTGGCGCCGTCCACGTCCATCTTCCGATCTCTGGCCAAAGTGCTGGTGTTCGTGTTGGGCGGGCTGATTGCCTTGCAATCGGCGGGAATTTCCATCGCGCCCATCCTCACGGCTTTGGGTGTTGGAGGCTTGGCCACGGCGCTGGCCTTGCAGCCCACGCTCGCCAATTTGTTTTCCGGCATCCAGATTTTGGCCAGCCGCACCATCAATCCCGGCGATTTCGTGCGCCTGGACAGCGGCGAAGAAGGCCATGTGCTGGACATCAACTGGCGCACCACCACCATCAAGAGCGCCACCAGCTCCATGGTGATGATCCCCAATTCCAAGCTCGCCAATGCCGTGGTCACCAACCACCACTACCCGGACCGCGAAATCGGTTTCACGGTTTCCGTGCAGGTCGCCTACGGGTCGGACCTCGCCAAGGTGGAAGCCGTGGTGCGGGAAGTGGGTGTGGTTGTCCAGTCGGATCTCGCCTGCGGGGTCTCCAGCCATGTTCCCGAGGCCCGGTTCGCCAACTTCGGAGACTCCGGAATCAGCCTCAATGTGGGTTTGCGCGCGGTGGACCCCACCGAGCAAGGGCTCTTGCGCCACGAGTTCATCAGGCGCTTGGAAGAACGTTTTCGTCAGGAAGGGATCGAAATTCCCTATCCTACCCGAGTGGTTCTGCAACGTCCTTGA
- the rpmB gene encoding 50S ribosomal protein L28, which translates to MSHKCEVTGKSRLVGNIVSHANNHTKMVQRANVQKKRIFVPELGKWVVARVSANGLRTIAKQGAFVALGLKK; encoded by the coding sequence ATGAGCCACAAGTGCGAAGTCACCGGCAAGAGCCGTTTGGTCGGGAACATTGTTTCGCACGCCAACAACCACACCAAGATGGTCCAGCGCGCCAATGTGCAGAAGAAGCGGATCTTCGTGCCTGAGCTGGGCAAGTGGGTGGTTGCGCGTGTTTCCGCCAATGGTCTGCGGACCATTGCCAAGCAGGGAGCGTTCGTCGCTCTCGGCCTGAAGAAGTAA